The Montipora capricornis isolate CH-2021 chromosome 1, ASM3666992v2, whole genome shotgun sequence genome contains a region encoding:
- the LOC138057028 gene encoding uncharacterized protein, producing MDIFAVTETWITDKDAAAKMEFIPTEMHKFVQCNRQGRRGGGTGLLFKKQLQVKHIESGEKSSFEFSEWRVMHQSLTAKLIIVYRPPYSAEHPVTPRVFFEEFGNFLELNVLCPESLIFVGDFNFHIDVPSDPDARTFLDLLTSMGLKQHVSVPTHISGHTLDLVITRAQDPVVCSIPVADQYLSDHASVLYSLNAAKPSHVTKEICYRRLKAIDQLRADLQNSDLCQKEYVTLHGKTVNKALNEDQVAQLVGKTAKKSCPLDPMPASLLFEVLDVLLPVITKIINLSFESSVFADDWKEALVLPSLKKHGLDIAYRNFRPVSNLHYISKLSEKAAAVHLTDHMTSNKLHLLLQSAYKEHHSTESALLKVKNDILMNMDAKKVTLLVLLDLSAA from the exons ATGGACATTTTTGCAGTTACCGAAACATGGATTACCGATAAAGATGCCGCTGCGAAAATGGAATTCATTCCGACAGAGATGCACAAGTTTGTACAGTGCAATCGCCAAGGTCGTAGAGGAGGGGGAACTGGGTTGCTATTCAAGAAACAACTCCAGGTCAAACACATTGAGTCTGGTGAGAAGTCTTCATTTGAGTTTTCAGAATGGAGAGTAATGCATCAATCACTTACAGCAAAATTGATCATCGTTTATCGTCCTCCTTACTCCGCTGAGCATCCAGTTACTCCTCGGGTGTTCTTTGAGGAATTTGGTAATTTCCTGGAGTTGAACGTTTTGTGTCCAGAGTCCTTAATTTTTGTTGGGGACTTTAATTTCCATATAGATGTGCCGAGTGACCCTGATGCGCGCACATTCCTGGATCTCCTAACATCGATGGGTCTCAAACAACATGTATCTGTACCAACTCATATTAGTGGTCACACACTCGATCTAGTGATCACTCGTGCACAAGATCCAGTTGTTTGCAGTATCCCCGTGGCGGATCAATACCTGTCAGATCACGCTTCGGTCCTGTATTCGTTAAATGCGGCTAAGCCCAGTCATGTCACCAAGGAGATCTGTTATCGTCGACTGAAGGCTATTGACCAACTGCGCGCGGACCTGCAGAATTCTGATCTATGCCAAAAAGaatatgtgaccctccacggaaaaacagtgaataag GCTTTGAATGAAGACCAAGTCGCCCAGCTTGTTGGGAAGACAGCTAAAAAATCGTGCCCCCTAGATCCTATGCCTGCCTCATTGCTTTTTGAAGTTCTTGATGTCCTACTTCCAGTTATCACTAAGATAATCAACCTATCATTTGAATCGAGTGTATTTGCTGATGATTGGAAGGAAGCCCTAGTACTACCATCCTTGAAGAAACATGGACTCGATATTGCTTATAGGAACTTTCGTCCAGTTAGCAACCTCCATTACATCTCCAAGCTTTCTGAGAAAGCAGCCGCTGTCCATCTCACAGATCATATGACAAGTAATAAGCTACACCTTCTGTTGCAATCCGCGTACAAAGAACATCACAGTACTGAGTCTGCTTTGCTTAAAGTCAAAAACGATATCTTAATGAACATGGACGCTAAGAAGGTTACGCTCTTAGTTCTCCTTGATCTTAGCGCGGCATGA
- the LOC138057037 gene encoding uncharacterized protein — protein sequence MSDCIRDLRGWMVRDRLKLNEDKTEVVLIGTRQQPAKGKVTSVAAGDEAIEAEPSVRNVGSWFDSQLSMSTHISKVCGAAFYHLHNISHIRKFLSPDDTKSLVHAFITSRIDYCNSLLYELPACQLNKMQRVLNAAARLVCKAPRYLHVTPLLRELHWLSIRQRVNFKIILFAFKAIHGIAQPNIPELISIKAHSAYSLTSDNGIPLSPSIIKTRKTLGNRAFQVAAPQLWNALPLELSQNTNISSFKRCLKTHQFKSIYL from the coding sequence ATGAGTGACTGTATTAGGGACTTAAGGGGTTGGATGGTTAGGGATCGCTTAAAGCTTAATGAGGATAAGACGGAGGTTGTACTGATAGGTACTAGGCAGCAGCCTGCAAAGGGCAAAGTGACAAGCGTAGCGGCAGGCGACGAAGCCATAGAAGCAGAACCTTCAGTTAGAAATGTAGGGTCATGGTTTGATTCGCAACTTAGTATGTCGACTCACATAAGTAAAGTATGTGGTGCAGCATTCTATCACCTGCACAACATCAGTCATATACGTAAGTTTCTGAGCCCAGATGATACTAAGTCCTTAGTCCATGCATTTATAACCTCACGtattgactattgcaatagtctttTGTATGAGTTGCCCGCGTGCCAGTTAAACAAAATGCAACGAGTTCTTAACGCTGCAGCCAGGTTAGTCTGTAAAGCACCTCGGTATTTGCATGTTACACCTTTGTTGCGAGAACTCCACTGGCTTTCCATTAGGCAGCGTGTaaattttaagatcattttattCGCATTTAAGGCTATTCATGGCATTGCGCAACCTAATATTCCAGAGCTGATTTCCATCAAAGCCCATAGTGCTTATAGTCTAACGTCTGATAATGGAATTCCGCTCTCGCCTAGTATTATCAAGACTCGCAAAACACTTGGTAACAGGGCATTCCAAGTGGCAGCACCGCAACTTTGGAATGCCCTGCCACTAGAACTGAGTCAAAACAcaaatatttcaagttttaaacGATGTTTAAAGACACATCAATTCAAGTCAATTTATTTGTAG